The genomic segment CACTTTGTCGCTGAGTGTACGTGAGGAGATTGGTAATACTCTCTTGTCCTGTAAACATTATTTAGCTAGAGCGAGCCAAGCACTAGCTTAGCTTTGCTTAGCATAAACACAGGAGGGAAACAAAGATTTCAAAATACGGTGTTGCTCCACTTCTTTTACTTGACGTGTACAGCAGCAACTGTCTTTTAAAGTTGACTGAAGTACAGTGAACATAGCAATTAGCTGCCTGGAATGGCAATTTTGCTAACGGCATTAGCTTTGTCAGTATCTAGAACTTGGAACGTACCTTGAAAAATCCTCTGCTGCCTTATACATATTCATTTTAGTGGGACCTTCATGCATTTCCAGTTGTACTAAGAATTCAAtttcataataatattaatttatttaattgtaCATTTTCATATACATTTACAATTAAATAGCACATGACACATTTATAAaattaaatactaaatattaaactcCTTTTTACCCAGTAATTCACAACTGGTGTCAGTTCCACTTTATTCAATGTCAAAGGTACAGAGACTTAAAAAACAGTGATTAAGTCTGTAACTAGATTTTCTAACCACCATGTGTGATCTCACAGTAAATCTGATTCTCTGGAAGGGCTAAGGCCTTGTTTTGGGAACTCCTGCAATAAAACAGCATAAAGTAGACTgtgaatacaacaaaataaagtagtattggaaaataaaattgaagtacaattttacacatttttatacAGATTCCTGAATCGGGAACAAGTGTTTCTTTATTGTACGAGTAATTTGTTATAATTTGTTCAAGTTAGATATTTCATTACTCAGCAGAAGGATGAATATTTCACTAAATTGTACAGCTCCTTTAAGTCCAGACAGCTCTTAAAAATGGTTATTCTTTATATTATGTATCCAGACTTGCATTGTTGCATGCATTATTATCAGGCAAAACAACGAAACTGGACATAGTTTTGGCAGTTAGTTAGTGAATTCtagtatttataaaaaaaagagagaacaaaACACACAAGATCGCTGTGTTTTCCAGCGCTCATTCAGCGTGAAGTCACTCTGGCAGCTTTCCTTCCTTTAATCCCGAATTCCTTGTCAGCCATGATTAATGGCAAGCCTACTAGCTGCTAGCTTGCACTGCACTGCTGGCCGTGCCATTGTCTCCTGGATACTTAATGAACTCTGACAAGTCTTCTGTTCCTGCACTGACTTTAAACGTTGCAACGGCGACCCCTGGAGGTAGAAAAAGGCGTTTCATTCAATTTCACAATAAATTACATGCAGCACAGTGACACTTTCTTCTGTTTTAGTGATAAAGACTGCAGTTATCTGAACTCAATTAACAAAGTTTATAGCAAAATTAAGTTAACAGTACAATGAAAATGCAATCTTCTTGGGTGTATCCACCGTAGTGACATCCAAACATAGGCTACTTTGAGCTGCACCTTTGCCATAAAGCATTACCACAGCAGATAACTCTGAATTGTagattttacatatttttacacTGGGATTTGTGTTGCTACCTAAATAAAACCAGGGATTGTTTTAGTTAAACGTGTAATTCACTACACTGTAATCTATGCTTGTTGGCTGTGCACATCCATGACACAAACATCCCATTCTACCAAATCCCAAAGGTGCTTTATTGAACTGAGATCAGGTGATTGTGGACTCAAtgtcaggtttttaaaaaaggacagGAGGATAGACGTGGCCAGCAAAAATATCTCAGGTGGGCTGTGGTGTTTATATAATGCTCAGATGGTACTAAAAGGTCCAAAGTGTACCAAAAAATGTCctccacacaccacacacacactcaaaggCCACTTCACAGAATCACAGGTGATTTAATCacaggtgatttaagtgacttcaGATGCCAGATGAGCTGGGTTGActattttaaaaactgctgatgtgctgggattttcccataaaaccatctctagggtttacataGATTGgtcccaaaaaaaaaagaaaagaaaaaatatccagAGGGTGACAATTTTCTCAGAGATGTAATATGTTGAGAACAATGGCCAGTCTGCTTCtagctgacaggaaggcaacagCAACTCAGATATTGTTACAATCAGTACGCAGAAGAGCATTTCTGGATGCACAGCACATAATACCCGGAAACAGAtggactgcagcagcagcagcagcagcagaagaccacaccaagtgtcactgctgtcagctaagaacaggaagctGAGGTTACAATTTACACGGGTCACAAAACTTTAGAGGTTGGAAGTTGGAGTCTAAAGGACTCCAAGTTCATGGACAGGGATGGCTCTACCCATGATTACTGAGAAGAGATTGGCAGAAGCAAAAAGACCAATAGGCACATGTGTTTTTTACTCCACAATAAAGAGTCATAATTGCATAATACACAATACTATCCAAACTGGATGTGATCTGAAGACTCACTTGCAAATTTATGAAActattacatattttaaatgtaaaatcttCTGGAAACTTTCAagtttgttatagtatatctgttacATGACATGTACAGTTTTCTCTGCATTACCTTTTTACTTGCATCCTTACACTGTGATCATGGATTGCCtctttttgctgctgtttcttTTAGCTGCTATCTTATTCATAAGGGATCACTACTTCAGATGGATTTGCATATTTGCTATGGTACAGGCTTTTTCCCCCTATTCCTAATACAACCCTCCAGACTCGTGTCTCCTCCTGGTCTCAAACCAGAAATGTTATTGTCGACAAttgccaaaataaataaataaataatactggTATTTAAACTGTTGTAACTTTCTGGCCTATAATCTGTACACCaagctgcatttatttatttatttatttatttttttggtaaaCTCACTTTTATATAATCTTTATTTATGAAGCTGAAAAGTGTCCCTGACATTAAAAAATGTCTCTTTTAAAGAGAAATTGTAACAAATATAACAGCACAGttctatgaagatatttgaagCAGCCAAAAAGGACAAGGGGCACTGgggatgtcaaacataaggcccaggaCCCAGAACCAAAGACTCAAATGAGGCCCACTGATAAACTGAACTTTTTCCTCTTATATTGGGATATCTGAGagattaaatgtgcagttaaacTTCTCTGCACTGAGAGAAAGATGAGTTTCACTTGTCTGCCTCCGCTAAGATCAAAGTGTGCtgtatgttttcagttttcagttttatttgtcatatgcaagttagcacagggtcaacatcgcaatgaaatgtgtttgacgagcagcggtctctcagcagcatgatacagtaggaaaaaatataataaaatataatataataaaataaaataacaaatagaaaaatagtaaagaacaaaatattagagagacatggtaaaagagaaaagatgactaaatatatatgtatctataaatataaatatatgtacactagtgattaaataagaaaatcttgaaaagaaatatgacgggagggcagatgggatattgcacaggaatgagcagcagaaatttacagtattgcactttttaaatataaattacaataacaataaagtgaagtgaccagtgcagattaatcagagtacttgtgaagctgcagggtagcttctgagtgctgtgttgtgtgtgtttaagtgttgtggttgaggtgtcgtatggcttgatggtagaaactgtttttaagtcttgtagtccaAGCAGACAGACTCGGCtcacaatgtaaaatgagtttgacacccctgctctattTATCAGTATAAGCAAAAGCATTACAAATAGAAAACACATAGAAACATTGGGAATCACTTTTCGGCACACCGGCGATCTTTGGTGAACGGTTAACCGAGAGAATAGTTTCAGGTAATCTCACTTGAAAACACATTTATCAAGGTTTACACTCTGCTGCCGTCTGCTGGAGGTCTGCCTTAAGTACAATCACATTTCTGGAGTTTTAAGCGTATAAACAGTTGGTGAGGGAAACAGTCACTCTTTCAGAGGAGTCCTGGAAACCTTCACTTAAAGCTCACGCAAAGCTTTGACGTAACATTTAGTGTGCGTGAGCATTTTATTACAAGCAGATAACAGCCTGCCCCAGCAGGAGTCCTCTTTGCTCTTTCCCTGTTGCTCCTGACGTTGGTCCCAGCTGCTCCCTCCCCCTTCCCGGCTCCTCCTCTGTGTGGCTTCTTGGTCCACAGACCGATTGTCCCAAACTTTAAATCCTTCCTGAAGCTTCTCCATTATCTGCGGCGCGAGAGCGAAAGCAGAGGCCGATGGCAGAGGCGAGCGAGAAATGAAGTATGAGATATGGTACTGATGACCGAGCAGGCGGACAGACCTCTGACCCCGTTATTCTCAGCAGAACAACTTCCCTGCAAGGACTCCCGAGGGAACCGCTCGACGTGAGTGTGGGAAAGATGCAGCCAGGGCCCGGGGCTGCCTTTCAGTTTAAGTTGGGGGGAAGCGATtgagggggtgggggtgttaAGCGTTGGGCTAATTTGCATCTGCATCCTGCTTCAGAGTGTGGATTTGAATTAAAGGCCTCTGCTGACTCTGTAAAAGCACGAATTCAGCGAGTACGTGGCACGGAATAGAGCCAGGATGGGGTTAATTTGCATTCCAGATGGCAAAAGTTATGTTTTAGCGCCGAAGGCCAATTTTACGCATGCCCCGTCTCTTTAACTCAAAGAGATGTTTCTGTGCGCTTGAATGGGAATCACCACAACCTCGGTGCCTCAACATGTTTTGTTCCTGTGATATAAACCATTACAGCAACACCGAGTGATACGAGCACGGGGAGAGACAAGTGGAAACCTGAGGCAGCTGCTTTTTGAGCACGTTTAAATGTTGCGTGAGAGGTGTTTGTTAAGGCACAAGTTTGACAGCTTCTCCCAGGGGAACAGAGAGCAGCGACTTAACTGTGTCATGTGTGCAGGTCTGAGGTGGACAATGGAGGCGAGGGGAGGCAGCGGAAGCTCGGAAGGTCGCCTGCAGACCTCCAGCTCTGTCTGGAGACAGCGTCCGACCAGTCCGAGAGCAGGAGGAAACCAGTCGGCGTCAGGTGGACAATATGtagatttttattgtttataaGCACTATATAAACTTTTAATGACAactaataaattaataataagttAATTTTAATGTCAAACATAAAAGGACTAAATTAAAGTGAAAAGAAAGCTGCAAGTGACTGAGAGAAGCTTATTGgactttttcttgtttgttttttagttcaAAATGTGCTAGTTTTCCATTTTAactgcagctctgcagctgCACCCATCCTCCTATATACCTGCACAAACAGAGAGCTGTTTACTGATTATGTTGCTGCTGGTCAAGCAGCTTTTACTTAACCACGTATGACACGCTGCAGAGCCAAATTAGAGGGGTTTACTTTTTTGCCTGATAACAGTGTTTAGTGATAGTTTGAGTTATAAATCTGTAACAGTACTTTTCCTTCTGCAGCCACCGTTGTCTGTTACCCGTCCTCCTCGGGTGTTACCACGATAGTTAACTGTAAACACTGACCTTTCATTTGCCAGACTGAAACCTGTGGAGCAGCTTTCGCCAGTGCTAAGTCCATGTGACTTAGAAACAAAGTTTGATAAGAAGAAATGGCAGCCTACCCAggtaaaagaacaacaacaacaacaacccagaTACTGATCCATTGACAAATACCACCAAACCCCAAACtgtttttatgtatatacaattttttttcttccattttttaatttaaaactttGCTTTTCAGTTGTCAAAAACAAACACCCAGTTCCATAAGTTATTTAAGGAGGTCAGCAAAGATGAGCAGCTCAAGCAAAGTAAGTTTCACCTTTTGCTTTCAGGCAAACAGCAAAGGAATGTGAGAGTATTAATGTGAAAATGTAACCAACAGGTTACACTTGTGCCCTCCAGAGAGATATTTTGTATCAGGGCAAGTTGTTTGTCTCTGATAACTGGATCTGCTtccactccaaagtctttggCAAAGATACAAAGGTATGTCACTGTTAACTGCAGTGAGGAATTTATCTGAAATCTTTGCGATTAGCTTGTTTGTTAAAGAACATGAGGTCTTGTCCTTTACAGATCTCAATCCCGGCGATGTCCgtgaaactaatcaaaaaaactaaaacagcgCTGTTAGTGCCAAACGCCCTTGTGATCGAAACTCCGAGTGATCAGGTAAGAAAGCATTTGATGCAGTCAGCTTTTACCTGACTTTCCTCTCAACACTCTACCTGCCAGATGGGGGGCTGTagttgagcctggttctgttagaggtcacttcctgttaaaaggggaaTTTTTCATCCCCACAGTCGCCAAATGGCGCTTCTGCAGTATACTCTAAAAGTAAAAtggaattaaaatgaaagtgatGCTAAATTTCTCTTTTccagcatgtgtttgtgtcattcCTCTCTCGAAACGCCACCTACAAGCTCCTGAAGTCAATCTGCCTTCATTTAGAGGTAAATGGCATCTTCTATACGAGTTATGCAACTTGTTCTAGCGGTATTCATTAGCTACATTTAGTCTTCTGCAGGAAATCTACGTCCTAATTTACAACACAACCATTGTAAGTTAGAAAAATTGACTGTACAAAAACACTGAGCCTTTTCTCTTAACCCTGCACCACAACCTTCCACACCATTCGAGTCATTGCAGGCTACGTAAACCTGAGGTGTAGTTACATTTCTCGAGATGTGCGCGTCAGGTCATGTGGATCGTTCCAGTTAGAGTTCCTGCTGAACCATAATTCAGGCATTACTGCTGAAACACGTCATGTTCTTTGCCCTTTAATAAATCAAAttaactacattttttagagaGTGTCTgtactttctttctcttctgtgTTTCTTTAAGACTGGGCAGTTACTGGAAGCGACTTTGTATCTTGGACACAGTATATTAAACATTAGCGTGTTCCAGCTTCCTCTCTCGTTACACTGTAAACTTAGTGTTTTTCTATATTAAATTATGTGTCTAAATTCAATACTGGGCTCTATCAAAGGCCCAGTATTGAAAAGTGTCAAAAGTCAAAGTAGCAACTAGCTAAAAGAGACAGTTTAGCATTTAGCTGCTAAAGAGCCATGTACTCAACGCAGGAGTTAGAAAGCAAATGGAAGAGGGTGATTTTTAATTCAGTCATCTAAACAGAGAGAAATATGTTCACCAAGTGCCTGTAAACACACAACTCTAGCTTAGCTTTTTTCTCAGGTGTGTTTAAATAGGCAACTGTTTGCTAATGCAGATGAAAACTTTGCTAAAGCAAATAGTGAAAAGGCAGCGTCTAACCAAAACAAAGGGAGTGACTTCATTTTTGAAGAGACTTTGGCGTGTGCGTTGTGTGCATAGAAACAGACAACCAAATGAATTCTACTGCTGGATTCTGTCTGAATAGGCAACTGTTTGCAGACAGTTTCATAAGTCAATACGAAAGAAGTGTGTTGTCATTACAGGTGGATAAGTCTTGTGGCAGCCCCGTGACTTCCTCTTGTGAAAACAGCTTCAGAATCAAGTGCCCATCGTCACTTCCTCTGGTCAGTAAGGGGTCTGTTCTTTTTCTGGTTTATttgttatatatttatgttctgTTGCGATAGAAAGAGCTATACAAAGACCTTGTTTTCATGTGATACAACGCCCACATTGTATGTGGTGACTATGCTATGTTTCATGTGGGCTGCAGGACTTTTCTAGAGACTTCTCTGACCTCGATGGAGTTGTTCAGCAGAGACGGCAGGAAATGATGGAGAGCAGCAGCTCCGGGTCTCAGACTCCAGATTATGACAAGTTAGCTGGTGTGTGTCCCATCTTCTTTCCTCTGTGTAATTATATAGCTACTGTGTCCTCGCTCTAATCTACTGTACACAGTTTGTAGAGTCATTATTTGTCTCTGTAAGGGGTGTCAGGTGTCACTGTGGCTTAGACAGCCTTTAGTATTTAGGGTAGCTGGAGTCAAGCCAAGTGAGCCTCTGggactttgtttttattatagtGAAGACACTTTTCACAAAAAGAAAtctcattaaataattaatgaaaTCTCCATTTTATTCTCAATGACAGCCATCAGTACTAAGAGCACTTGTCACATTTGCGAGCTTGTTTGTTAGCCTCTTAACATTTATTCAAAGTCGCCCGCCGCTGGAGTTACAGCCTTTTTCTCTGTTGCTTTGTGCAGACTTCAGCGGCCTCCCAGGCACATTTCTGAGCACAGTGAAGAGCGGAGAAGTTTCAGTCCACGCAGATATTCACCTCCAGACTTCCAGCCAAAAGCACGGACCCGCCCTCAACAGCGGTACTTTGACAGTGGctttctaaaaaagaaaagatgcttTGTTGTTAATGCTTCTGTAGTCTTCGATTTCACTGTTTAGCAGGAGCTATTGAATGTCGATGAACTGAAAAGTTTCAGTTGGATATCAGGATAATCCACGCTTTTGCCACTGACCTTTATTCAAAAACCTATTTTGACAAAATTAGAAGAATTATATTTGTACATTATATCTGCAAACTACAAATGAAGGCCTGAGAACAGCTCAATATCCCAGCCTGCTGCTATCACACCCCAGCTTACCAGTCAGCATGTCACATCTTCTTTGTTTGATAACCAATAGTTTAAAGACC from the Oreochromis niloticus isolate F11D_XX linkage group LG7, O_niloticus_UMD_NMBU, whole genome shotgun sequence genome contains:
- the LOC100694878 gene encoding GRAM domain-containing protein 2B isoform X2, with the translated sequence MVLMTEQADRPLTPLFSAEQLPCKDSRGNRSTSEVDNGGEGRQRKLGRSPADLQLCLETASDQSESRRKPVGVRLKPVEQLSPVLSPCDLETKFDKKKWQPTQLSKTNTQFHKLFKEVSKDEQLKQSYTCALQRDILYQGKLFVSDNWICFHSKVFGKDTKISIPAMSVKLIKKTKTALLVPNALVIETPSDQHVFVSFLSRNATYKLLKSICLHLEVDKSCGSPVTSSCENSFRIKCPSSLPLDFSRDFSDLDGVVQQRRQEMMESSSSGSQTPDYDKLADFSGLPGTFLSTVKSGEVSVHADIHLQTSSQKHGPALNSDPSKPTRGAAPKDKSSQPMSLQAILLIYLFLVGVLVLSSCYMAFKIVALEQRLNSLVSTGEHMYSDNTGSQRSQDEVNAEIYGELSTNLFKLEKIQKNLRKLLEET
- the LOC100694878 gene encoding GRAM domain-containing protein 2B isoform X1, producing the protein MVLMTEQADRPLTPLFSAEQLPCKDSRGNRSTSEVDNGGEGRQRKLGRSPADLQLCLETASDQSESRRKPVGVRLKPVEQLSPVLSPCDLETKFDKKKWQPTQLSKTNTQFHKLFKEVSKDEQLKQSYTCALQRDILYQGKLFVSDNWICFHSKVFGKDTKISIPAMSVKLIKKTKTALLVPNALVIETPSDQHVFVSFLSRNATYKLLKSICLHLEVDKSCGSPVTSSCENSFRIKCPSSLPLDFSRDFSDLDGVVQQRRQEMMESSSSGSQTPDYDKLADFSGLPGTFLSTVKSGEVSVHADIHLQTSSQKHGPALNSDPSKPTRGAAPKDKSSQPMSLQAILLIYLFLVGVLVLSSCYMAFKIVALEQRLNSLVSTGEHMYSDSNTGSQRSQDEVNAEIYGELSTNLFKLEKIQKNLRKLLEET